The following are from one region of the Osmerus mordax isolate fOsmMor3 chromosome 1, fOsmMor3.pri, whole genome shotgun sequence genome:
- the gpr37l1a gene encoding G-protein coupled receptor 37-like 1: protein MTPLLTLLLLFLRTFESRQIVSGHAALSKERTALGTELNREAGELTQEDFAAWVSPHQGESITIKESTSQNFDIYPKRIPRGAKDGSPKKRDQNSPHNYRHPRPYDPDGYFTTPNSAHHSDGVVNLVARGNSSNKGTVLLHNPLYPVTESSYGAYTVMLLALILFAVGIVGNLALMCIVWHNYYLKSAWNCILASLAFWDFLVLFFCLPVVIFNELTTKRLLGDLSCRLVPYLEVTSLGVATFSLCALSIDRFHAVTAAPPLRAGPRVEPCQSILAKLAVVWLGSMLLAAPELLLWQLSQETLSTLPSARDTTPRLGALAGLRASRDGGPLGGVQQPQPGGPLVDMCVRRPSLDLPESVYSLVLTYHEARMWWYFGCYFCLPLLFTLACQLVTRHVAAQEALRRGAGSGGTAGSRSSSSSSSSSSSLKNKQRVRWEQRLSSTVVALAAIYAGCNLPENACSIVLAYLSAPVSTATEALLALIGQFLLFVRCSATPVVLLCLCRSLGRAFMDCCCCCCDECLPDASSSTSATAPSTSASALSSPSSLSPPSLSPLSPSTPSPKKDKLKIVSGTSPTIYFDKAKDASSVLAIGTPC, encoded by the exons ATGACTCCTCTTTTAACTTTGTTGTTGCTATTTTTGAGGACTTTCGAGTCTCGTCAAATTGTCTCTGGCCACGCAGCGCTGAGTAAGGAGAGGACCGCCCTAGGCACAGAGTTGAACCGGGAGGCAGGTGAATTGACCCAAGAGGATTTTGCCGCATGGGTGAGTCCTCACCAGGGTGAATCTATCACGATAAAGGAATCCACATCTCAGAATTTCGACATCTACCCCAAAAGAATCCCCCGAGGCGCCAAAGATGGGAGCCCAAAGAAACGGGACCAGAATTCTCCTCATAATTACCGACACCCTAGACCTTATGATCCGGACGGTTACTTTACAACACCTAACAGCGCACATCATTCCGATGGTGTTGTGAACTTAGTGGCCCGGGGAAACTCCTCTAACAAAGGAACTGTGCTCCTTCACAACCCACTCTACCCCGTTACCGAGAGCTCCTACGGGGCTTACACGGTCATGCTACTGGCTCTCATCCTGTTCGCCGTGGGTATAGTGGGAAACCTCGCGCTCATGTGTATAGTGTGGCACAATTATTACCTGAAGAGCGCTTGGAACTGCATCCTGGCCAGCTTGGCTTTCTGGGACTTTCTGGTGCTGTTCTTCTGCTTGCCCGTCGTCATCTTCAACGAACTCACCACGAAAAGGTTGCTAGGTGACCTCTCGTGTCGTCTAGTGCCGTACTTGGAG GTCACCTCTCTGGGCGTGGCCACCTTCAGCCTGTGCGCCCTGAGCATCGACCGTTTCCATGCCGTCACGGCCGCCCCGCCCCTCCGCGCCGGTCCGCGCGTGGAGCCCTGCCAGTCCATCCTGGCCAAGCTGGCCGTGGTGTGGCTGGGCTCCATGCTGCTGGCCGCGCCCGAGCTCCTGCTCTGGCAGCTCAGCCAGGAGACCCTCAGCACCCTGCCCTCCGCCCGCGACACCACCCCCCGTCTGGGGGCCCTCGCTGGGCTGAGGGCCTCCAGGGACGGAGGTCCTCTTGGGGGCGTGCAGCAGCCCCAGCCGGGGGGCCCCCTGGTGGACATGTGTGTCCGCAGGCCCTCCTTGGACCTGCCGGAGTCGGTGTACTCCCTGGTGCTAACCTACCACGAGGCGCGCATGTGGTGGTACTTTGGTTGCTACTTCTGCTTACCCTTGTTGTTCACGCTGGCTTGCCAGTTGGTGACGAGGCACGTGGCGGCGCAGGAGGCGCTGCGGAGAGGAGCCGGCTCCGGCGGCACAGCCGGCAgtcgctcctcctcttcctcctcgtcctcctcgtcttccCTGAAGAACAAGCAGCGTGTCCGCTGGGAGCAGCGTTTGAGCTCCACTGTGGTGGCGCTAGCCGCCATCTACGCCGGCTGTAACCTGCCCGAGAACGCCTGCAGCATCGTCCTGGCGTACCTCTCCGCCCCTGTCTCCACGGCCACCGAGGCCCTCCTGGCTCTGATTGGCCAGTTCCTGCTGTTTGTGCGTTGCTCGGCGACGccggtggttctgctgtgtctgtgCCGCTCGCTCGGCCGGGCCTTCAtggactgctgctgctgctgctgcgacGAGTGTCTCCCAgacgcctcctcctccacctccgccacggccccctccacctctgcctccgctctctcctccccctcgtccctctcccccccatccctctcccccctctccccctccactccctcccccaagaAAGACAAGCTGAAGATCGTGTCTGGGACTTCACCAACGATCTACTTTGACAAGGCGAAGGACGCGTCCTCTGTGCTGGCTATCGGTACTCCCTGCTGA